The DNA sequence acaacacttaaaacatcaaatgtacaacattaaaacttgctgacataacacatgtgcatacagacaaggtagactgcaatcctttcacagaagctttaaactcatttaatgtaacaagggtttgaagttgaatattggattgtaggttattccaagccttcgctgctgaaaacctaaatgctttcttgcccagttcagttcttactttggggacgacaaattgcagaacattcattgaacgaagactgtgacttccttgtttctttgtaaaaatacaagacagataagatggggtgatacccagaatggttttgtcgaTGAAcatataccaatgattgaggcgccgAGAACAtacagatgtccagttaaccattgagtataacacacaatggtgagtaagttaaccattgagtataacacacaatggtgagtaagttaaccattgagtataacacgcaatggtgagtaagttaaccattgagtataacacacaatggtgagtaaattggtgatgaatctcagtgccccgtggtacacactatccagcttgtggagacaaccagcagtagtattcatgtacaacacatctccatagtcaataacaggtaaaaaggttgtttccaccaatttctgtttcacagtaaaagaaaagcaagacttgtttctataataaaatcccagtaaaagtttcagttttttttttaaaaaacatactgaatgtgctccttaaaactcaagtggtcatcaattaaaaatcctaaatatttaaaagaagatactaacacaattttttgcctttttcttgttcaaatgttctcacacagtgctgatattacagtttttgatgtggtaaagaacatacactttgttttctctgcatttaaaagcagttgaagatagcaaagttgttcttgtactctgtcaaatgcatgtagtagatatttaaaggcctcagcaggagtgggtgctgtgcagtatatgacagtatcatcagcgtaggaatggaaagttgagttcggaatattctgtccaagatgattaattattaattaataatggacCCAACACAGAACCCTGAGGGAAACCCTTTTCCACTTGCATTACGTCCGAGATGGAAccctctatctgaacagcctgagttctacttgtgagatcatttgcaaaccatccaactgcttgctgagaaaaaccaatagctgaaagacgtttgattaaaatgacatgatcaacagtatcaaatgcctttgaaaagtcaataaagagggacagacagcactgcttcttgtcaagagcttcagttacatcgtttataaacttcatagcagcagtaacagtactgtactgtgatttctgccaaaacctgactgaaatggtgacagaataaagttggtgtccaaaaagtattttatctgttcactgataagggattcaagcactttttccaGAACAgcgagtttagagatcggtctgtaattatttagattactagggtcacctccttttaatagggggataacaaaggcagatttccaatccaaggggatttcatttgaaattagagtaaggttaaaaatgttatTCAGTGGTCCAGCtttaatttcagctgccaactttaggaaGAGTGGCTCccacttatctgagccagctggctttctaggtttaagttgttttagagccctcatgacctctgttgtggtaaagggcgtaaagttaaaaacctgggtattttcaacggttctttccggagttagcggaacttcagtaaagttgtcagaattatagagaaaaccagaggaaataaaatgattattataatgactacccatttctcacGGATAAATCATGCAGGTAAGGTTGGATTTTATCATTCAACTTTGCGTCTTGCGAGGacgtccatgtaaacaaacaaggACTAGGACCCCACATCTGCCACCCGTGACTGCATATCCATTTAACTAACTAACTATTATTCAATCATCACCATATTTCATGTTTGTCCTGTTGTTGGTTAATAAAAGTTCACAACCATAAAAGACTTCCAGTAAGATGTGTAATAAGAGCTATAAATTATTTAGATATGATAGTTTTTATGCATATATTTGATTAGGCCAACCTCACATCATGTGGATGGTTGGCATAAGAGCTGCAAAGtaaaatacagtaacacctcatttgttctgcagacgtccagcgggtgtcagcggggagtcatgaagaggagtggcacaccagtgtgggacagaaggagctacaggccccctcccacattaaagaggagcagcttcatgatgaagatgaagctcagtccttacagcttcatcacagtcaaagtgaggagaacagaggggcggagcttgtaagtcaacacatcacagaagctgatggagaacattgtgaagatatcaagtcagaaccagacagcatctttgctccactgtcagacatggaccacatgatgtcacactcttctgatcacagtgaccacatccaaaaacctttggagagtaaaaatgactctaaaagtgatacgagacatcacactaacaacaaacactttgactgctctgaatgtgggaaatcatttagaaagaagagtcattttacagtacacatgagaacacatactggggagaaaccttttacttgctctgtttgtaagaagagtttctccacaaaacctaacttgaccacacacatgagaacacacactggagagaaaccttttacttgctctgtttgtaagaagagtttctccagaaagcttgacatgaccacacacatgagaacacacactggagagaaaccttttacttgctctgtttgtgctaaaagattcaatattaaaaaatacatgatatatcacatgagaacacacacaggtgagaaacaatttagttgctctgtttgtaagaagagtttctccagaaagcatcacatgaccacacacatgagaacacacactggagagaaaccttttgcttgctctgtttgtaagaagagtttctccagcatgaaatgcatgaccacacacacgagaacacacactggagagaaaccttttagttgcagtgtgtgtgatgaaacattcaggtttaagtatcagttcagtaaacacaagtgtgtaacagtcatggaagctgcagggatgtccatccatccatccatccattttctaccgcttattcccttcggggttgtggggggcgctggagcctatctcagctacaatcgggcggaaggcggggtacaccctggacaagtcgccacctcatcgcagggccaacacagatagacagacaacattcacactcacattcacacactagggaccatttagggttgccaatcaacctatccccaggtgcatgtctttggaggtgggaggaagccggagtaccctgagggaacccacgcagtcacggggagaacatgcaaactccacacagaaagatcccgaggtcgGGATTGATCTCTCGACTACTCAGGACCCTCATATTgttaggcagacgcactaaccccttccCACCGtgctgcagggatgtaaaaacacttaaacagtgattgtgctaaatgtagtttaaaaacacagcatgtttaatatgaatgtatatttgttgttgtatgtagtgcttctcatcttctagtcttatatgttgtcctgtacttactttttaagttgtgtgcatgtattgagtattatatatgtagctactattttattttattttctcattgTTTAAAGAGATtgcatcttatttttttaatttgtttttttgtgtgtcttataaaattacacattttttcgattgtattttattgatgttattatccaattaaaagtatgaatgaataaaatggttaacaaaatgtggactctggtagattagcagcattgttacatcatggatgttaactactgcaaaacatcaacaaagaagaaaaatgctgaagttagcaacacatcactgaactttagagccatcgtgagtggagttgcttgtttttattgctgcatttgtacttatttcacctcacatcttcacttttaatcctaaagtcttcttcacatatattgttgtaggcttctaacatttatgtttctgatgtgtgtgtgtagtctgtggaaagggttgttgtcccttgtggatccaattgttcacttgcacacatacatcttcatcatcatcatcatcatcactggtCCGCTACTGGACGAAAtcttagcattaatgttttaatataagtgtgacctcattattccttgataataagactaaaaatacagatttaagcactgtattagagtgcctcttgtagtactccaactcgccacactgagaagtgggggcgatcaagagctagcagatgcatgtaactatcatgttttatcagcgaggaagacagcatttgtgtttactttt is a window from the Nerophis lumbriciformis linkage group LG28, RoL_Nlum_v2.1, whole genome shotgun sequence genome containing:
- the LOC140680158 gene encoding uncharacterized protein, with amino-acid sequence MSTLHMLRALVDQRLTAAVEEIFVVLERTIAEYEAELSRTKEENKLLLDAVFKKHQVVLHRTDVQQPLHIKEEEDYPQPTNIKEEDNDPQPTHIKEEEEDPHMKKEEEGECVVGQKEDDVSKFPLTVAVKTEEHEDKAPESSQLHHSPNVQRVSAGSHEEEWHTSVGQKELQAPSHIKEEQLHDEDEAQSLQLHHSQSEENRGAELVSQHITEADGEHCEDIKSEPDSIFAPLSDMDHMMSHSSDHSDHIQKPLESKNDSKSDTRHHTNNKHFDCSECGKSFRKKSHFTVHMRTHTGEKPFTCSVCKKSFSTKPNLTTHMRTHTGEKPFTCSVCKKSFSRKLDMTTHMRTHTGEKPFTCSVCAKRFNIKKYMIYHMRTHTGEKQFSCSVCKKSFSRKHHMTTHMRTHTGEKPFACSVCKKSFSSMKCMTTHTRTHTGEKPFSCSPRSWDSQEELV